One genomic region from Actinocatenispora thailandica encodes:
- the metE gene encoding 5-methyltetrahydropteroyltriglutamate--homocysteine S-methyltransferase, whose protein sequence is MPQPATPHRPVPESAGRRRVAAPEFPAATILGYPRIGPRRELKRAMEAYWAGKADLAQLRETGRRLRAGTWTDLAGRGLAGQVSNTFSDYDQVLDAALLLGAVPDRYRRSTPEDTVFAAARGADGLAPLRMTKWFDTNYHYLVPEIGPETRFRADPAKPLAEYAEARELGVETRPVLLGPVTFLLLSEPTAGAPAGFTPLSRLDAVLDAYEQILGALADAGAGWVQLDEPALVADRTPDELAATATAYRRLGGLAHRPALFVASYFGALREALPVLAASPVEAIGLDLVRGELPDELDVVRGKVIVAGVVSGRDVWRTDATRANEQLDRLRAAGVPVSVSTSCSLLHVPYDLAAETDLPADLTGQLAFAAQKVDEVVALAAGDTGTGTVPAPVPAAAPAALPPVTDRSPYPVRAAAQAARLALPDLPTTTIGSFPQTGELRAARAELAAGRLDPARYDAIIEAEIDRVLALQEQLGLDVLVHGEPERNDMVQYFAEHLDGFAVTGNGWVQSYGSRCTRPPILHGEVRRTGPITVRWARYAQSRTDRPVKGMLTGPVTIVAWSFVRGDLPLRTVVHQVAEAVRGEVADLEAEGIGIVQVDEPALRELLPLRAAERDDYLDWAVAAYRRATSGAGDDTQIHTHLCYSDADEVLAAIDALDADVTSIESARSHGRILVEPALRSFARGLGPGVYDIHSQRVPSVVEIADELRAARVALPAGRVWANPDCGLKTRGYAEVTEALRNLVAAAREVRHAATVPVRRD, encoded by the coding sequence CAGCCAGCCACCCCGCACCGCCCGGTACCCGAGTCCGCCGGCCGGCGCCGCGTCGCCGCGCCGGAGTTCCCGGCGGCGACGATCCTCGGGTACCCGCGGATCGGCCCGCGGCGGGAGCTGAAGCGAGCGATGGAGGCGTACTGGGCCGGCAAGGCCGACCTCGCGCAGCTGCGCGAGACCGGTCGCCGGCTGCGCGCCGGGACCTGGACCGATCTCGCCGGGCGTGGCCTGGCCGGCCAGGTCTCCAACACCTTCTCCGACTACGACCAGGTACTCGACGCGGCGCTGCTGCTCGGTGCGGTACCCGACCGGTACCGGCGGAGCACGCCGGAGGACACCGTGTTCGCCGCTGCCCGCGGTGCGGACGGGCTCGCGCCGCTGCGGATGACCAAGTGGTTCGACACCAACTACCACTACCTGGTGCCGGAGATCGGGCCGGAGACCCGGTTCCGGGCCGACCCGGCCAAGCCGCTGGCCGAGTACGCCGAGGCGCGGGAGCTCGGGGTCGAGACCCGGCCGGTACTGCTCGGTCCGGTCACCTTCCTGCTGCTGTCCGAGCCGACCGCCGGCGCGCCGGCCGGGTTCACGCCGCTGTCCCGGCTCGACGCCGTGCTCGACGCGTACGAGCAGATCCTCGGTGCGTTGGCCGACGCCGGTGCCGGCTGGGTGCAGCTGGACGAGCCGGCGCTGGTCGCCGACCGCACCCCGGACGAGCTGGCCGCGACGGCCACCGCGTACCGGCGGCTCGGCGGGTTGGCGCACCGGCCGGCGCTGTTCGTCGCCTCGTACTTCGGCGCGTTGCGGGAGGCGCTGCCGGTGCTCGCCGCCTCGCCGGTGGAGGCGATCGGCCTGGACCTGGTCCGCGGCGAGCTGCCGGACGAGCTGGACGTGGTGCGGGGCAAGGTGATCGTCGCCGGTGTGGTGTCCGGCCGGGACGTCTGGCGAACCGACGCGACGCGGGCCAACGAGCAGCTGGACCGGCTGCGCGCCGCGGGCGTGCCCGTCTCCGTGAGCACCTCGTGCTCGCTGCTGCACGTGCCGTACGACCTGGCCGCGGAGACCGACCTGCCGGCGGACCTGACCGGGCAGTTGGCGTTCGCGGCGCAGAAGGTGGACGAGGTGGTGGCGCTCGCCGCCGGCGACACCGGTACCGGGACCGTCCCGGCCCCGGTACCGGCCGCCGCCCCGGCCGCGCTTCCCCCGGTCACCGACCGCTCGCCGTACCCGGTGCGGGCCGCGGCGCAGGCCGCGCGGCTGGCGTTGCCGGACCTGCCGACCACCACGATCGGCTCGTTCCCGCAGACCGGCGAGCTGCGCGCCGCCCGCGCCGAGCTGGCCGCCGGCCGGCTCGACCCCGCCCGGTACGACGCGATCATCGAGGCCGAGATCGACCGGGTGCTGGCGCTGCAGGAGCAGCTCGGCCTCGACGTGCTGGTGCACGGCGAGCCGGAACGCAACGACATGGTGCAGTACTTCGCCGAGCACCTGGACGGGTTCGCGGTCACCGGCAACGGCTGGGTCCAGTCGTACGGGTCGCGCTGCACCCGGCCGCCGATCCTGCACGGCGAGGTGCGCCGGACCGGGCCGATCACGGTGCGCTGGGCCCGCTACGCGCAGTCCCGGACCGACCGGCCGGTCAAGGGGATGCTGACCGGACCGGTGACGATCGTGGCGTGGTCGTTCGTGCGCGGCGACCTGCCGCTGCGCACGGTGGTGCACCAGGTCGCGGAGGCCGTCCGGGGTGAGGTGGCGGATCTGGAGGCGGAGGGTATCGGCATCGTGCAGGTCGACGAGCCGGCGCTGCGCGAGCTGCTGCCGCTGCGCGCCGCCGAGCGGGACGACTACCTGGACTGGGCGGTCGCCGCGTACCGTCGGGCGACCTCGGGTGCCGGTGACGACACCCAGATCCACACCCACCTCTGCTACTCCGATGCCGACGAGGTACTCGCGGCGATCGATGCGCTGGACGCCGACGTGACGAGCATCGAGTCGGCGCGCTCGCACGGCCGGATCCTGGTCGAGCCGGCGCTGCGGTCCTTCGCGCGCGGCCTGGGCCCCGGCGTGTACGACATCCACTCGCAGCGGGTGCCGTCGGTCGTCGAGATCGCCGACGAGCTGCGTGCCGCGCGGGTGGCGCTGCCCGCCGGCCGGGTGTGGGCGAACCCGGACTGCGGGCTGAAGACCCGGGGCTACGCCGAGGTGACCGAGGCCCTGCGCAACCTGGTCGCGGCGGCGCGGGAGGTGCGCCACGCGGCAACTGTGCCCGTTCGGCGCGATTGA
- a CDS encoding carbohydrate ABC transporter permease, whose product MSQHATLDPPVPAPAAPAARRRRRDAGGTILVLPALIPVALLSVWPLLQGIYLAFTDTTAGRPGAFVGLRNFADLGSYGLFWDSFRIGLVWAVSVTVLQFLLALGLALLLNMRLRGAAFARVLALIPWAMPPVIIAIMWKLMYDPRSGPVNGILSTLGIIDHNVNWLGDFSTALPAVIFVGVWVGMPATTVVLLAGLQSVDPAVLEAGAVDGASSWRRFWHIVLPSLRPVIVAITTLDFIWSFNEFGLVYVLTAGGPGGKTMLPMLFAYNEAFKYGNFGLAAAMGVVIVAVIVLLMFVYLRAQRRAAQ is encoded by the coding sequence ATGAGCCAGCACGCGACACTCGACCCGCCGGTACCGGCGCCCGCCGCGCCGGCGGCCCGCCGGCGCCGGCGCGACGCGGGCGGCACCATCCTGGTCCTGCCGGCGTTGATCCCGGTGGCGCTGCTGTCGGTCTGGCCGCTGCTGCAGGGCATCTACCTCGCCTTCACCGACACCACGGCCGGCCGGCCGGGCGCGTTCGTCGGGCTGCGCAACTTCGCCGACCTCGGCTCGTACGGGCTGTTCTGGGACTCGTTCCGGATCGGCCTGGTCTGGGCGGTCTCGGTGACCGTGCTGCAGTTCCTGCTCGCGCTCGGGCTGGCGCTGCTGCTCAACATGAGGCTGCGCGGAGCCGCGTTCGCCCGGGTGCTCGCGCTGATCCCGTGGGCGATGCCGCCGGTGATCATCGCGATCATGTGGAAGCTGATGTACGACCCGCGATCGGGTCCGGTGAACGGGATCCTGTCCACGCTGGGCATCATCGACCACAACGTCAACTGGCTGGGCGACTTCTCGACCGCGCTGCCGGCGGTGATCTTCGTCGGCGTCTGGGTGGGGATGCCGGCCACCACCGTGGTGCTGCTGGCCGGGTTGCAGTCGGTCGACCCGGCCGTGCTGGAGGCCGGCGCGGTCGACGGTGCCAGCAGCTGGCGCCGGTTCTGGCACATCGTCCTGCCCTCGCTGCGCCCGGTGATCGTGGCCATCACCACGCTCGACTTCATCTGGTCGTTCAACGAGTTCGGCCTGGTGTACGTGCTCACCGCCGGTGGGCCCGGCGGCAAGACGATGCTGCCGATGCTGTTCGCGTACAACGAGGCGTTCAAGTACGGCAACTTCGGGCTGGCCGCCGCGATGGGAGTGGTGATCGTCGCGGTGATCGTGCTGCTGATGTTCGTGTACCTGCGTGCGCAAAGGCGGGCCGCCCAGTGA
- a CDS encoding LacI family DNA-binding transcriptional regulator, producing MTLSARPTLSQVADLAGVSVASVSRVLNGLPASPEMTTRVRAAVDSLGYTPDARARSLKVGRTEQLVLVVPDVGNPVYTGLMRAVAAVVKDAGYRLLLSTGNSEVAEEIAILDGLSSGYADGVIISPLRMTEPILQALQRLRHPAVVIGTPPAAVPVDAVQADSAAGVQLAMQHLVDTDRRRIAFVNGPVDTVPGSARQRGFDRADERLLAGAGRRYAAGAFTVDAGRQIAERVLDDRPDAVLCANDLLAFGVMRVAHSRGIRVPDELAVVGIDDTDLAAVVSPGLTSVNLGSGERGAAAARLLLDRIADPDRPAERVVVDPWLTVRESSTPAPQEGVR from the coding sequence TTGACGCTGTCCGCACGCCCTACGCTCAGTCAGGTCGCCGACCTGGCCGGGGTGTCCGTCGCCTCGGTGTCCCGGGTCCTCAACGGCCTGCCGGCGAGCCCCGAGATGACCACCCGGGTGCGCGCCGCCGTCGACTCGCTCGGGTACACCCCGGACGCCCGGGCCCGGTCGCTCAAGGTCGGGCGCACCGAGCAGCTCGTCCTGGTGGTGCCGGACGTCGGCAACCCGGTCTACACCGGGTTGATGCGCGCGGTCGCCGCCGTGGTCAAGGACGCCGGCTACCGGCTGCTGCTGTCCACCGGCAACTCCGAGGTGGCCGAGGAGATCGCCATCCTGGACGGGCTGTCCAGCGGCTACGCCGACGGCGTGATCATCAGCCCGCTGCGGATGACCGAACCGATCCTGCAGGCGCTGCAACGGCTGCGGCACCCCGCCGTGGTCATCGGTACCCCGCCCGCGGCGGTACCGGTGGACGCGGTGCAGGCCGACTCGGCCGCCGGCGTGCAGCTGGCGATGCAGCACCTGGTGGACACCGACCGGCGCCGGATCGCGTTCGTCAACGGTCCCGTCGACACCGTGCCGGGCAGCGCGCGACAGCGCGGTTTCGACCGGGCCGACGAGCGGCTGCTGGCCGGCGCCGGGCGGCGCTACGCGGCCGGCGCGTTCACCGTCGACGCCGGTCGGCAGATCGCCGAACGGGTGCTCGACGACCGACCCGACGCCGTGCTGTGCGCCAACGACCTGCTCGCCTTCGGCGTGATGCGGGTGGCGCACTCGCGCGGCATCCGGGTGCCGGACGAGCTCGCCGTGGTCGGCATCGACGACACCGACCTGGCCGCGGTCGTCTCACCCGGCCTGACCAGCGTCAACCTCGGTTCCGGCGAGCGCGGTGCGGCCGCCGCCCGGCTGCTGCTGGACCGGATCGCCGACCCGGACCGGCCCGCCGAGCGGGTCGTCGTCGACCCGTGGCTGACCGTCCGCGAGTCGTCCACCCCGGCACCGCAGGAAGGGGTCCGATGA